The Hymenobacter sp. 5317J-9 genome has a window encoding:
- a CDS encoding heavy metal translocating P-type ATPase: MSPTSENTETATLDIEGMTCASCAAAVEKSLSRAPGVQSALVNFATEKATVQYLPGQASPSTLKEAVVNAGYGVVERALDTSAADRQAEIDRQKALAYAKLKRRFWVAVGLAAVIMPLSMLMLWPAAMQRVNTQWLNYGLLLLTLPVLLYSGREFYSSAWNGFRHRSANMDTLIAVGTGAAFLYSVAATVAPGFFMRHGLIPEVYYDTTATIIALILLGKLLELRAKTQTSAAIRGLMGLQAKTARVVRPGGQEMDVPIEQVQLGDVVLVRPGEKVATDGVITEGQSAVDEAMLTGESLPVAKKAGDAVFGATLNKTGAFRFRVTKVGADTMLAQIVKLVEDAQGSRAPIQRLADKVSAIFVPTVVVIAILTFVLWFDLAPVATRLPLALTNFVAVLIIACPCALGLATPTAIMVSTGKGAEYGVLIRNAEALEKAHQVNTVLLDKTGTITRGEPTVTDFLTAPGQDAASLLQLVAALERQSEHPLAEAVVRYADAQAAPALPATDFRAIEGKGAAATVNGQAVLIGNQRLLQDENVALPADLLQQSEQLLNQAKTVLYVAVAGQAVAVIGVADVVRETSKAAIQQLQALGIEVVMMTGDNAQTAAKVAAQVGITRYFAEVLPSGKAAKVKELQAEDRTVAMVGDGINDAPALAQADIGLAMGGGTDVAMEAAGITLMRSDLQGVVTAIALSRQTIRTIKQNLFFAFVYNTLGIPIAAGLLYPFFGWLLSPMLAAGAMALSSLSVLTNSLRLKGFAPVSKG; the protein is encoded by the coding sequence ATGTCTCCTACCTCTGAAAATACCGAAACCGCGACCCTTGACATCGAAGGCATGACCTGTGCCTCGTGCGCGGCGGCCGTCGAAAAGTCGCTCAGTCGCGCCCCCGGCGTGCAAAGCGCGCTGGTCAACTTCGCCACCGAGAAAGCCACCGTGCAGTACCTGCCCGGCCAAGCCAGCCCCAGCACGCTCAAAGAAGCCGTGGTGAACGCCGGCTACGGCGTAGTGGAGCGCGCTCTCGACACCAGCGCCGCCGACCGCCAGGCCGAAATCGACCGCCAGAAAGCCCTGGCCTACGCCAAGCTCAAGCGCCGCTTCTGGGTGGCGGTGGGCCTGGCCGCCGTCATCATGCCGCTGAGCATGCTCATGCTCTGGCCAGCCGCCATGCAACGCGTGAACACGCAGTGGCTGAACTACGGCCTGCTGCTGCTCACGCTGCCCGTGCTGCTCTACAGCGGCCGCGAATTTTACAGCTCGGCCTGGAACGGTTTCCGGCACCGCTCGGCCAACATGGACACGCTCATTGCGGTGGGCACCGGCGCCGCGTTTCTCTACAGCGTGGCGGCCACGGTGGCGCCCGGCTTTTTCATGCGTCACGGCCTGATACCGGAGGTGTACTACGACACCACGGCCACCATCATCGCCCTCATTCTGCTGGGCAAATTGCTGGAGCTGCGCGCCAAAACCCAGACTTCGGCCGCCATTCGGGGCCTGATGGGCCTGCAGGCCAAAACCGCCCGCGTGGTACGTCCCGGTGGCCAGGAAATGGACGTGCCCATCGAGCAGGTGCAGCTCGGCGACGTGGTGCTGGTGCGCCCCGGCGAGAAAGTGGCCACCGACGGCGTCATCACCGAAGGCCAGTCGGCCGTGGACGAAGCCATGCTCACCGGCGAAAGCCTGCCCGTGGCCAAAAAGGCCGGCGACGCCGTGTTCGGCGCCACGCTCAACAAAACCGGTGCCTTCCGCTTCCGCGTCACCAAAGTGGGCGCCGACACCATGCTGGCCCAGATTGTGAAGCTGGTGGAAGACGCCCAGGGCAGCCGCGCGCCCATCCAGCGGCTGGCCGACAAGGTGAGCGCCATTTTCGTGCCCACGGTGGTGGTTATTGCCATTCTCACGTTTGTGCTGTGGTTCGATTTGGCGCCCGTGGCCACGCGCCTGCCGCTGGCCCTCACCAACTTTGTGGCCGTGCTCATCATTGCCTGTCCCTGCGCGCTGGGGCTGGCCACGCCTACGGCCATCATGGTGAGCACCGGCAAAGGGGCTGAATACGGCGTGCTCATCCGCAACGCCGAGGCGCTGGAAAAAGCCCACCAGGTAAACACCGTGCTGCTCGACAAAACCGGCACCATCACGCGCGGCGAGCCTACCGTGACCGATTTCCTGACTGCGCCGGGCCAGGATGCCGCGTCGCTCCTACAACTGGTTGCCGCCCTGGAACGGCAGAGCGAGCACCCCCTGGCCGAAGCCGTGGTGCGCTACGCCGACGCGCAGGCCGCGCCCGCGCTGCCCGCCACCGACTTCCGGGCCATCGAAGGCAAGGGCGCGGCCGCGACGGTGAATGGCCAGGCCGTGCTCATTGGCAACCAACGGTTGCTGCAGGATGAAAACGTGGCCCTGCCGGCCGACTTGCTCCAACAATCCGAGCAATTGCTGAATCAAGCCAAAACGGTGCTGTACGTGGCCGTAGCCGGCCAGGCGGTGGCCGTCATCGGCGTGGCCGACGTGGTGCGCGAAACTTCCAAAGCAGCCATTCAGCAGTTGCAGGCGCTGGGCATAGAAGTGGTGATGATGACCGGCGACAACGCCCAGACGGCCGCCAAAGTAGCCGCGCAGGTGGGCATCACGCGCTATTTCGCCGAAGTGCTGCCCAGCGGCAAAGCCGCCAAAGTGAAGGAGCTGCAAGCCGAAGACCGCACCGTGGCCATGGTCGGCGACGGCATCAACGACGCGCCCGCGCTGGCCCAGGCCGACATCGGCCTGGCCATGGGCGGCGGCACCGACGTGGCCATGGAAGCCGCCGGCATCACCCTCATGCGCTCCGACTTGCAGGGCGTGGTGACGGCCATCGCGCTGTCGCGCCAAACCATTCGCACCATAAAGCAAAACCTGTTTTTTGCCTTTGTATACAACACGCTGGGCATTCCCATTGCGGCGGGGCTTCTGTATCCGTTTTTTGGCTGGCTGCTGTCGCCCATGCTGGCGGCGGGAGCCATGGCGCTGAGTTCGCTGTCGGTGCTCACCAATTCGCTGCGGCTAAAGGGCTTTGCTCCTGTCAGCAAAGGATAG
- a CDS encoding cupredoxin domain-containing protein: protein MDSSEIIVTVAGLVLAAFVIWYFFFSTRQTASAVSSSGGVQEVDITVKGGYSPDVIEVERGKPVQLHFYRDEENSCSEELLMPDFSIRRDLPAFQTTLVELLPQEAGRFDFTCGMGMLRGTLVVK, encoded by the coding sequence ATGGACTCATCCGAAATCATTGTCACCGTTGCTGGCTTGGTACTGGCGGCCTTCGTCATCTGGTATTTCTTCTTTTCAACCCGCCAAACGGCCAGCGCTGTGTCTTCTTCGGGTGGCGTGCAGGAGGTCGACATCACCGTGAAGGGCGGCTACTCGCCCGATGTGATTGAGGTGGAGCGCGGCAAGCCGGTGCAGCTGCACTTCTACCGCGACGAGGAAAACAGCTGCTCCGAAGAGCTGCTGATGCCCGATTTCAGCATACGGCGCGACTTGCCCGCCTTCCAAACCACGCTCGTGGAGCTGCTGCCCCAAGAGGCCGGGCGTTTCGACTTCACCTGCGGCATGGGCATGCTGCGCGGCACGCTCGTAGTCAAATAA
- the rpiA gene encoding ribose-5-phosphate isomerase RpiA, which produces MSAQPEQLAREKQLAATAALRWVRDGMVLGLGSGSTAACFITELGKAVREQGLRVHGTATSLASEKLAREAGIPLLEPRRGLRFDLTVDGADELDAHLRLIKGGGGALLREKVLATASDYLLIVADSSKEVAQLGRFPLPLEVVPFALPWVLDAVAALGGAPVLRMSKEASAEPAKSDQNNLLVDCHFEVIAEPEQLAAQLQRIPGIVEQGLFLGLARAAVVAKGQDVQVLRPGQPPVAAGSFGELP; this is translated from the coding sequence ATGAGCGCACAGCCCGAACAACTCGCCCGCGAAAAACAACTAGCCGCCACCGCCGCCCTCCGCTGGGTGCGCGATGGCATGGTGCTGGGCCTGGGCAGCGGCAGCACCGCCGCCTGCTTCATCACAGAACTGGGCAAAGCTGTGCGTGAGCAAGGCCTCCGGGTGCATGGCACGGCCACCTCGCTAGCCAGCGAAAAGCTGGCCCGCGAAGCCGGCATTCCGTTGCTGGAGCCGCGCCGCGGCCTGCGCTTCGACCTGACCGTGGACGGCGCCGACGAGCTGGACGCGCACCTGCGCCTCATAAAAGGCGGCGGCGGGGCGTTGCTGCGCGAAAAAGTGCTGGCCACGGCGTCCGATTACCTGCTCATCGTTGCCGATTCCAGCAAAGAAGTGGCGCAGCTGGGCCGCTTCCCCCTGCCGTTGGAAGTCGTGCCGTTCGCCCTGCCCTGGGTGCTCGACGCGGTGGCCGCCCTGGGTGGCGCGCCCGTGCTGCGCATGAGCAAAGAGGCCTCAGCCGAACCGGCCAAATCTGACCAGAACAACCTGCTGGTGGATTGCCATTTTGAGGTGATTGCGGAGCCCGAACAGTTGGCTGCGCAGCTGCAGCGCATTCCAGGCATTGTGGAGCAAGGCTTGTTTCTGGGCCTGGCGCGCGCCGCAGTTGTGGCGAAAGGACAGGACGTGCAGGTGCTCCGGCCGGGCCAGCCGCCAGTGGCAGCCGGCAGTTTTGGAGAACTGCCATAA
- the pgl gene encoding 6-phosphogluconolactonase, with translation MQLHIHPTAERVLTDLADFFVAQAAEAIAARGRFVVALSGGSSPKKLYELLASPAYREKVAWPQVFFFFGDERNVPATDAESNYRMANEALLKPLGIAAAQVFAVDTTLPPAEAAAAYTETIRQFFGAEEARFDLVLLGLGDNSHTASLFPHTPVLHDASVGARKVFLTDKNVFRITLTAPLINQARAVAFLVYGQDKAAAVRHVLHDARDVEEFPAQLIAPAGETHWFLDQAAASLLPKQ, from the coding sequence ATGCAGCTGCACATTCACCCCACAGCCGAACGGGTTCTGACTGATTTGGCTGATTTTTTTGTGGCGCAGGCTGCCGAGGCCATTGCGGCGCGCGGCCGGTTTGTGGTGGCGCTGTCGGGCGGGAGCTCACCGAAGAAGCTGTACGAGCTGCTGGCCTCGCCCGCCTACCGCGAAAAGGTGGCCTGGCCGCAGGTGTTCTTCTTTTTCGGCGACGAGCGCAACGTGCCCGCCACCGACGCCGAAAGCAACTACCGCATGGCCAACGAAGCGCTGCTGAAGCCGCTAGGCATCGCCGCCGCGCAGGTTTTTGCGGTTGATACAACACTCCCGCCCGCCGAAGCTGCCGCGGCTTATACTGAGACTATCCGGCAATTTTTCGGCGCAGAAGAGGCTCGTTTTGATTTGGTACTGCTTGGGCTGGGCGACAACTCGCACACGGCCTCGCTGTTTCCGCACACGCCCGTACTGCACGATGCCAGCGTAGGCGCCCGGAAGGTTTTTCTGACCGATAAAAACGTCTTCCGCATCACCCTGACGGCGCCCCTCATCAACCAGGCCCGTGCCGTGGCTTTCCTGGTGTATGGCCAAGACAAAGCGGCGGCCGTGCGCCACGTGCTGCACGACGCCCGCGACGTGGAAGAGTTTCCGGCCCAACTCATTGCCCCCGCCGGCGAAACGCACTGGTTTCTGGACCAGGCGGCCGCCTCCCTCCTGCCCAAACAATAG
- the zwf gene encoding glucose-6-phosphate dehydrogenase produces the protein MSSSSQKIPPTIFVIFGGTGDLNARKLAPALYNLFLDGWLPAQFAIIGTGRTKLTDEEFRAKILDGINQFSRNGKAAKEQWAAFSQHIVYQVADVKDAGTYKEFGKHIKAYEHEWQAPANIIYYLAVAPEFFPIIASNLAKSKLADDSDRTRIVVEKPFGHDLESARELNKLLGEIFDERQIYRIDHYLGKETVQNIMAFRFANALMEPLWNRNYIDHVQISVSEQLGVGDRSGYYDGAGALRDMIQNHLLQLLCLVAMEPPVDFTADEVRNRKVDVLRAMRRFGAEDVRESAVRGQYGEGWMQGEQVPGYRQEKDANPTSNTETFAAVKFFVDNWRWQGVPFYVRTGKRMHRSASIIMIQFRDAPHNIFPPETAESWQQNRLIISIQPEMSIRLQVQAKRPGLDMMLNTVDMVFDYKGTYTSEAPEAYETLLLDTMLGDQTLFMRGDQVEAAWDLIMPILHSWQGRASQSFPNYSADSWGPETAEALIARDGFHWYTLPLNGAKH, from the coding sequence ATGAGCTCTTCCTCTCAAAAAATTCCGCCCACGATTTTCGTCATCTTCGGCGGCACCGGCGATTTGAACGCCCGCAAACTGGCCCCGGCGCTCTACAACTTGTTTCTGGACGGCTGGCTGCCCGCGCAGTTTGCCATCATCGGCACGGGTCGCACCAAGCTCACGGACGAGGAGTTCCGGGCGAAAATCCTGGACGGCATCAACCAGTTTTCGCGCAACGGCAAGGCCGCCAAGGAGCAATGGGCGGCCTTCAGCCAGCACATTGTGTACCAGGTGGCCGATGTGAAAGACGCCGGTACCTACAAAGAGTTTGGCAAGCACATCAAGGCCTACGAGCACGAATGGCAAGCCCCGGCCAACATCATTTATTACCTGGCCGTAGCACCGGAGTTCTTCCCCATCATCGCCTCCAACCTGGCCAAGAGCAAGCTGGCCGACGATTCGGACCGCACGCGCATTGTGGTGGAAAAGCCCTTTGGGCACGATTTGGAGTCGGCCCGCGAGCTGAACAAGCTGCTGGGCGAGATTTTCGACGAGCGTCAGATTTACCGCATCGACCACTACCTGGGCAAGGAAACGGTGCAGAACATCATGGCCTTCCGCTTCGCCAACGCCCTGATGGAGCCGCTCTGGAACCGCAACTACATCGACCACGTGCAGATTTCGGTGAGCGAGCAGCTCGGCGTGGGCGACCGCAGCGGCTACTACGACGGCGCCGGCGCCCTGCGCGACATGATTCAGAACCACCTGCTGCAGCTGCTGTGCCTGGTGGCCATGGAGCCGCCGGTCGATTTCACGGCCGACGAGGTGCGCAACCGCAAGGTGGACGTGCTGCGCGCCATGCGCCGCTTCGGGGCCGAAGACGTGCGCGAGTCGGCCGTGCGCGGGCAGTACGGCGAGGGCTGGATGCAGGGCGAGCAGGTGCCCGGCTACCGCCAGGAAAAGGACGCCAACCCCACATCGAACACCGAAACCTTTGCGGCAGTGAAGTTTTTTGTGGACAACTGGCGCTGGCAGGGCGTGCCGTTCTACGTGCGCACCGGCAAGCGCATGCACCGCTCGGCGTCCATCATCATGATTCAGTTTCGCGACGCGCCGCACAACATCTTCCCGCCCGAAACGGCCGAAAGCTGGCAGCAGAACCGCCTCATCATCAGCATTCAGCCAGAGATGAGCATCCGCCTGCAGGTGCAGGCCAAGCGCCCCGGCCTCGACATGATGCTCAACACCGTCGACATGGTGTTTGACTACAAAGGCACCTACACCAGCGAAGCCCCCGAAGCCTACGAAACCCTGCTGCTCGACACCATGCTCGGCGACCAGACGCTGTTCATGCGCGGCGACCAGGTGGAGGCGGCCTGGGACCTGATTATGCCCATTCTGCACTCCTGGCAGGGCCGCGCCAGCCAGAGCTTCCCCAACTACTCGGCCGACTCGTGGGGTCCTGAAACGGCCGAGGCGCTCATTGCACGCGACGGTTTCCACTGGTACACCCTGCCGCTGAACGGCGCCAAGCACTAG
- the gndA gene encoding NADP-dependent phosphogluconate dehydrogenase, producing the protein MSDTPTTFSFGMIGLGTMGRNLLLNLADHHFAGAGYDKDAAKISLLAEEGAGKPVKGFTELTEFVNSLRTPRAIMMLVPAGKIVDSVIDELRPLLAPGDVIIDGGNSHFTDTNRRDAALAAEGFHFFGMGISGGEEGARFGPSMMPGGDKQAYEAMRPMFEAIAAQVDGQPCVTYIGPGAAGHFVKMVHNGIEYGLMQLIAETYAVMQRGLGLDNAAIGRVFTEWNEGRLQSFLLDITKDIFGFIAPGTDHLLLDDIKDEARSKGTGKWTSQVAMDLEMAIPTIDTAVAMRDLSKYKALREQLAGLYGPEAAPLEVDQQAFLASLEQAFYFNMVVTYAQGMHLLAKASKDFSYNLNLAEIAKIWRGGCIIRSTFLNDIFNAFQQAPDLQHLLLDGHVQELAKASVPGARTVVVAAVTAGLALPAYAACLSYFDSFRTARMPSNLIQAQRDYFGAHTYELIGKEGVFHTQWTPAHEDAANKQEVAVGPENTGEKPVTPNS; encoded by the coding sequence ATGAGCGACACGCCAACCACTTTTTCCTTCGGTATGATTGGCCTGGGCACCATGGGCCGCAACCTGCTGCTGAACCTGGCCGACCACCACTTTGCCGGCGCCGGCTACGACAAAGACGCCGCCAAAATCAGCCTGCTGGCCGAAGAAGGCGCCGGCAAGCCCGTGAAAGGCTTCACCGAGCTGACCGAGTTCGTGAACAGCCTGCGCACGCCCCGCGCCATCATGATGCTGGTGCCGGCTGGCAAGATTGTGGACAGTGTGATTGACGAGCTGCGGCCCCTGCTGGCGCCCGGTGACGTCATCATCGACGGCGGCAACTCGCATTTCACCGATACCAACCGCCGCGACGCGGCCCTGGCCGCCGAGGGCTTTCACTTCTTCGGCATGGGCATCTCGGGCGGTGAGGAAGGCGCCCGTTTCGGCCCCAGCATGATGCCCGGCGGCGACAAGCAGGCCTACGAGGCCATGCGGCCGATGTTTGAGGCCATTGCGGCGCAGGTCGACGGCCAGCCCTGCGTGACCTACATCGGGCCCGGCGCGGCCGGCCACTTTGTGAAAATGGTGCACAACGGCATCGAGTACGGCCTGATGCAACTCATTGCCGAGACGTATGCCGTGATGCAGCGCGGCCTGGGCCTGGACAACGCCGCCATCGGCCGGGTGTTCACCGAGTGGAACGAGGGCCGCCTGCAGTCCTTCCTACTCGACATCACGAAGGACATTTTCGGCTTCATCGCGCCCGGCACCGACCACCTACTGCTCGACGACATCAAGGACGAGGCCCGCTCCAAGGGCACCGGCAAGTGGACCTCGCAGGTGGCCATGGATTTGGAAATGGCCATCCCGACCATCGACACGGCTGTGGCCATGCGCGACTTGTCCAAGTACAAGGCCCTGCGCGAGCAACTGGCCGGGCTGTACGGCCCGGAGGCGGCGCCGCTGGAAGTCGACCAGCAAGCCTTCCTGGCCAGCTTGGAGCAGGCGTTTTATTTCAACATGGTCGTCACCTACGCCCAGGGCATGCACCTGCTGGCCAAGGCCTCGAAGGACTTTTCCTACAACCTGAACCTGGCCGAAATTGCCAAAATCTGGCGCGGCGGCTGCATCATCCGCTCCACGTTCCTGAACGACATTTTCAACGCCTTCCAGCAGGCGCCGGACCTGCAACACCTGCTGCTGGACGGGCACGTGCAGGAGTTGGCGAAAGCCAGCGTGCCCGGCGCCCGCACGGTGGTGGTGGCGGCCGTCACGGCCGGGCTGGCGCTGCCGGCCTACGCCGCATGCCTGAGCTATTTCGATTCCTTCCGCACCGCGCGCATGCCCTCGAACCTCATTCAGGCACAGCGCGACTACTTCGGTGCCCACACCTACGAGCTGATTGGCAAGGAAGGCGTGTTCCATACCCAATGGACGCCGGCGCACGAAGACGCGGCCAACAAGCAGGAAGTGGCCGTGGGCCCGGAAAACACCGGTGAGAAACCCGTGACGCCGAATTCGTAG
- a CDS encoding DUF202 domain-containing protein — protein MPDPLSLTDRLALQRTRLANERTFLTYVRTSLAMVGFGLVLIQLHPVRTGVLGYGAVMAAAVVMLVGYIRFRQRRREIAAAAEEPAGTA, from the coding sequence ATGCCTGACCCACTTTCTCTCACCGACCGCCTTGCCCTCCAACGTACCCGCTTGGCCAACGAGCGGACTTTTCTTACCTACGTGCGCACCAGCCTGGCCATGGTAGGCTTTGGGCTGGTGCTCATTCAGTTACATCCGGTGCGTACAGGCGTGCTGGGCTACGGAGCCGTCATGGCGGCCGCGGTGGTGATGCTCGTTGGGTACATCCGTTTCCGGCAGCGGCGCCGCGAAATTGCCGCTGCTGCTGAGGAGCCAGCGGGAACCGCTTGA
- a CDS encoding VTT domain-containing protein, giving the protein MKFLRELLRKNFSTLLSMLLLVAVPLVGSSSLSFVLYRNQQLLENLTTGQSLLYFLIVGVAMAFSLVNTTAVVLITGFYLGWSGFPGMVVAYALAALVGYQIAATLDHGKMLAFLGHFPKVDAVMKELKTDSWQLIFLTRISPVTPFALMTFVLAIMRVRRGPFLFASVAGMLPRSLFFYWLGTKAQDVFALLKDPGTGTTGKLLLLALVAASFFGLYYLFNQALKRALNKSAANTPTAP; this is encoded by the coding sequence ATGAAATTTCTGCGCGAGCTTCTTCGTAAAAACTTTTCCACGCTGCTGTCGATGCTGTTGCTGGTGGCCGTGCCGCTGGTAGGCAGCTCGTCGCTCAGCTTCGTGCTCTACCGCAACCAGCAGCTGCTCGAAAACCTCACCACCGGCCAGAGCCTGCTCTATTTCCTCATCGTGGGGGTGGCCATGGCGTTTTCGCTGGTCAACACCACGGCCGTGGTGCTCATCACGGGCTTCTACCTGGGCTGGAGCGGCTTTCCGGGCATGGTGGTGGCCTACGCGCTGGCCGCGCTGGTGGGCTACCAGATTGCCGCCACCCTCGACCACGGCAAGATGCTGGCCTTCCTCGGCCACTTTCCCAAGGTCGACGCCGTGATGAAGGAATTGAAAACCGACAGTTGGCAGCTGATTTTTCTCACGCGCATCTCGCCCGTCACGCCGTTTGCCCTCATGACGTTTGTGCTCGCCATCATGCGGGTGCGGCGCGGGCCATTCCTGTTTGCGTCGGTGGCGGGCATGCTGCCGCGCAGCCTGTTCTTCTACTGGCTCGGCACCAAGGCGCAGGACGTGTTTGCGCTGCTCAAAGACCCCGGCACCGGCACCACCGGCAAGCTCCTGCTGCTAGCGCTGGTGGCCGCCTCGTTCTTCGGCCTCTACTACCTCTTCAACCAGGCCCTGAAGCGCGCCCTGAACAAAAGCGCCGCGAACACCCCAACGGCTCCCTGA
- a CDS encoding cystathionine gamma-synthase, with amino-acid sequence MKFATKTIHAGVHPDPHTGAIMTPIYQTSTYVQTSPGQNQGFEYSRTHNPTRSQLQDAVAALDNGKHGIAFASGMAAIDCLMKLLKPGDEVISTNDLYGGSYRLFTKVYEPFGIKFHFVPMHDMAAVRAVASEKTKLIWVETPTNPLLNVIDIAAASAVAKECGALLAVDNTFSTPYLQTPMDLGADIVMYSLTKYMAGHSDTVMGALVVNDDELHQRLSFYQNACGGTPGPQDCFLVLRGLKTLHIRMQRHCENGRAVAEYLRQHPKVEKVYWPGFENHPNHAVAAKQMRDFGGMISFVLKGDRQEDAIAVLEKFKYFTLAESLGGVESLSGHPATMTHASIPAEQRRKSGLSDSLIRLSVGIEDAEDLIEDLAQAIG; translated from the coding sequence ATGAAATTCGCCACCAAAACCATTCACGCCGGCGTGCACCCGGACCCCCACACCGGGGCCATCATGACGCCCATTTACCAGACTTCGACCTACGTGCAGACCTCGCCCGGCCAGAACCAGGGCTTCGAGTACTCGCGCACCCACAACCCCACCCGCTCGCAGCTGCAGGACGCCGTGGCCGCCCTCGACAACGGCAAGCACGGCATCGCTTTCGCCTCGGGCATGGCCGCCATCGACTGCCTGATGAAGCTGCTCAAGCCCGGCGACGAGGTGATTTCGACCAACGACCTCTACGGCGGCTCCTACCGCCTGTTCACGAAAGTGTACGAGCCCTTCGGCATCAAATTCCACTTCGTGCCCATGCACGACATGGCAGCCGTGCGCGCCGTTGCCAGCGAGAAAACCAAGCTCATTTGGGTGGAAACGCCCACCAATCCGCTCCTGAACGTCATCGACATTGCGGCGGCTTCGGCGGTGGCCAAGGAATGCGGCGCGCTGCTGGCCGTGGACAATACTTTCAGCACGCCCTACCTGCAAACGCCCATGGACCTGGGGGCCGACATTGTGATGTACTCGCTCACGAAGTACATGGCCGGCCACTCCGACACGGTGATGGGCGCCTTGGTGGTGAACGACGACGAACTGCACCAGCGCCTGAGCTTCTACCAAAATGCCTGCGGCGGCACGCCCGGCCCTCAGGACTGCTTCCTGGTGCTGCGCGGGCTGAAAACGCTGCACATCCGCATGCAGCGGCACTGCGAGAACGGCCGCGCCGTGGCCGAGTACCTGCGCCAGCACCCCAAAGTGGAGAAAGTGTACTGGCCCGGTTTTGAGAACCACCCCAACCACGCCGTGGCGGCCAAGCAGATGCGCGATTTCGGCGGCATGATTTCCTTCGTGCTGAAGGGCGACCGGCAGGAGGATGCCATTGCCGTGCTCGAGAAGTTCAAGTACTTCACCCTGGCCGAAAGCCTGGGCGGTGTGGAAAGCCTGAGCGGCCACCCCGCCACCATGACGCACGCCAGCATTCCGGCCGAGCAGCGCCGCAAGTCGGGCCTGAGCGACTCGCTCATTCGCCTGAGCGTGGGCATTGAGGATGCCGAGGACCTGATTGAGGACCTGGCCCAAGCCATCGGCTAG
- a CDS encoding alpha/beta hydrolase, whose amino-acid sequence MKFATLRRSFAALLLGAAFAQPAFAHPSATSRPAAVVADNPAAHPAFTVRVVGKGRPVLLIPGLTCPGAVWDETVARYQSRYQCHVLSLAGFGGAAPMAGAPTADFLPAVRDQLLAYIKTQKLDRPAVIGHSLGGFMGLWLSTTQPEAVGPLVIVDSLPFLAAVQNPALTAEAARPMAAGMRQQMSAGKLPLAQQRQMVASMVTDTARQRLVAAWGQASAPASVGQAMYELYTTDLRADLGAVRQPALVLGSWAAYEPYGSTMASTRAIFAAQYAKLPQHRIEMSRAGRHFLMYDDTAWFFEQTDAFLQANYAARK is encoded by the coding sequence ATGAAATTCGCTACTCTCCGCCGCTCTTTTGCCGCTCTGCTGCTGGGCGCTGCCTTTGCCCAGCCGGCTTTTGCCCACCCCTCCGCTACCAGCCGGCCGGCGGCTGTGGTGGCCGATAATCCCGCCGCGCATCCCGCCTTCACGGTGCGCGTGGTGGGCAAGGGGCGGCCCGTGCTGCTGATTCCGGGCCTGACCTGCCCTGGCGCGGTGTGGGACGAAACGGTGGCCCGCTACCAAAGCCGCTACCAGTGCCACGTGCTCAGCCTGGCCGGTTTCGGCGGCGCGGCGCCGATGGCCGGAGCCCCCACGGCCGATTTCTTGCCGGCCGTGCGTGACCAGTTGCTGGCCTACATCAAAACCCAGAAGCTGGACCGGCCCGCCGTCATCGGGCATAGCCTGGGCGGCTTTATGGGCCTGTGGCTGAGCACCACCCAGCCCGAGGCAGTGGGCCCGCTCGTGATTGTTGATTCGCTGCCCTTTCTGGCCGCCGTGCAAAACCCGGCCCTGACCGCCGAAGCCGCCCGCCCCATGGCCGCCGGCATGCGCCAGCAGATGAGCGCCGGCAAGTTGCCCCTGGCCCAGCAGCGCCAGATGGTGGCCAGCATGGTGACCGATACCGCCCGCCAGCGCTTGGTGGCGGCCTGGGGCCAGGCCTCGGCGCCGGCCAGCGTGGGCCAGGCCATGTACGAGCTCTACACCACCGACCTGCGCGCCGACCTGGGCGCCGTGCGCCAGCCCGCGCTGGTGCTCGGCAGTTGGGCGGCCTACGAGCCCTACGGCTCCACCATGGCCTCGACGCGGGCCATCTTCGCGGCGCAATACGCCAAGCTGCCGCAGCACCGCATCGAGATGTCGCGGGCCGGCCGGCACTTTTTGATGTATGACGACACGGCTTGGTTTTTCGAGCAAACCGATGCCTTTTTGCAGGCTAATTATGCGGCCCGCAAGTAG